One region of Salinirubrum litoreum genomic DNA includes:
- a CDS encoding PaaI family thioesterase encodes MSDDEEFPPGVAEVIREAVENQHGYLSWLNTSVDDIDWGRCVLTVPFDDKLTNTQEPPTMHGGIAATLIDTAGGLALRTTLDEFDGGVATVNLNVNYLLPASGDLTATAEVVRSGSTIGVSDILVESPTPDGEQARETVAVGQGAYRLFR; translated from the coding sequence ATGAGCGACGACGAGGAGTTCCCACCCGGGGTCGCCGAGGTCATCCGCGAGGCGGTCGAGAACCAGCACGGCTACCTCTCGTGGCTGAACACGAGCGTCGACGACATCGACTGGGGCCGCTGTGTGCTGACGGTGCCGTTCGACGACAAACTGACGAACACCCAGGAGCCACCGACGATGCACGGCGGCATCGCCGCGACGCTGATCGACACCGCCGGCGGACTGGCGCTCCGGACGACACTGGACGAGTTCGACGGCGGCGTGGCGACGGTCAACCTCAACGTCAACTACCTCCTGCCCGCGTCGGGAGACCTGACGGCGACCGCCGAGGTCGTCCGCTCCGGGTCGACGATCGGCGTCAGCGACATCCTCGTCGAGAGTCCGACGCCGGACGGCGAACAGGCGCGCGAGACGGTCGCGGTCGGCCAGGGTGCCTACCGACTGTTCCGGTAG
- a CDS encoding DUF7563 family protein: MQQCQNCGSFVSAHFARVFGDNDDQVWACLDCTTGTDILSGGAVYGADSATAE, from the coding sequence ATGCAACAGTGTCAGAACTGCGGAAGCTTCGTCTCGGCACACTTCGCCCGCGTCTTCGGGGACAACGACGACCAGGTCTGGGCCTGTCTCGACTGCACCACGGGGACCGACATCCTCAGTGGTGGCGCAGTGTACGGCGCGGACTCGGCCACCGCAGAGTGA
- a CDS encoding metal-dependent hydrolase, translating into MMATTHALAGVVLALLALFVAPEAGLAVVLAGALGGLFPDFDLYAGHRKTLHYPVLYSVFAVVSVAVAGLLGTPETVTVAVFLSAAALHSVMDVAGGGLELKPWQGRSERAVYDHVRRRWIAPRRWIRYDGAPEDLALAGVLAVPSLVVFESPVREGVLAALGISAVYVLLRKPLVRVAERLVAVLPSGVIDHVPDRFLDGLQ; encoded by the coding sequence ATGATGGCAACCACGCACGCCCTCGCTGGGGTCGTGCTCGCCCTCCTCGCCCTGTTCGTCGCCCCGGAGGCGGGACTCGCGGTCGTTCTCGCCGGCGCACTCGGTGGGCTGTTCCCCGACTTCGACCTGTACGCGGGCCACCGGAAGACGCTCCACTACCCCGTGCTCTACTCGGTGTTCGCGGTCGTCTCGGTGGCCGTCGCCGGCCTGTTGGGCACGCCCGAGACCGTCACCGTCGCGGTCTTCCTGTCGGCGGCCGCGCTCCACTCGGTGATGGACGTGGCTGGCGGCGGCCTCGAACTGAAGCCGTGGCAGGGTCGGTCCGAGCGTGCGGTGTACGACCACGTCCGCCGGCGGTGGATCGCGCCTCGACGCTGGATCCGGTACGACGGCGCGCCCGAGGACCTCGCCCTGGCGGGCGTGCTGGCGGTCCCGTCGCTGGTCGTCTTCGAGTCGCCGGTTCGGGAGGGCGTGCTGGCCGCACTCGGCATCTCGGCGGTGTACGTCCTCCTCCGGAAGCCGCTGGTTCGGGTGGCGGAGCGTCTCGTCGCCGTGCTCCCCTCCGGCGTGATCGACCACGTCCCGGATCGGTTCCTCGACGGGTTGCAGTGA
- a CDS encoding potassium channel family protein, which produces MRFVIVGYGRVGARTARILKEEGHDLVLVETDRDKVERARDAGFEVVDGDGSTESVLEQAGIAEADALGGLTGDPNVNFAACMIAKEHGCRTVLRIDEDYREEIYERYAEDVDEIVYPERLGAAGAKTALLGGNFNAIGDLTERLQLSTVTIPQGSPVVGKRVSEIDLPQTARIYAHGRAREPMTIPLPGTTVEAGDQVALISERESLTAVEAALVGEQAG; this is translated from the coding sequence ATGCGATTCGTTATCGTCGGGTACGGTCGTGTCGGCGCACGCACCGCCCGCATTCTGAAGGAAGAGGGACACGATCTCGTCCTCGTCGAGACCGACCGGGACAAGGTCGAACGCGCCCGCGACGCCGGCTTCGAGGTGGTCGACGGCGACGGGAGTACCGAGTCGGTCCTCGAACAGGCCGGCATCGCCGAGGCGGACGCCCTCGGCGGACTGACGGGCGATCCGAACGTCAACTTCGCGGCGTGTATGATCGCCAAGGAGCACGGCTGTCGGACGGTCCTCCGGATCGACGAAGACTACCGCGAGGAGATCTACGAACGCTACGCCGAGGACGTCGACGAGATCGTCTACCCCGAGCGACTCGGCGCGGCGGGCGCGAAGACCGCACTGCTGGGCGGGAACTTCAACGCGATCGGCGATCTGACCGAACGCCTCCAACTGTCGACGGTGACGATCCCCCAGGGTTCGCCGGTCGTCGGCAAACGCGTCTCCGAGATCGACCTCCCGCAGACGGCCCGCATCTACGCCCACGGTCGCGCCCGTGAACCGATGACGATCCCGCTGCCGGGGACGACCGTGGAGGCCGGCGACCAGGTCGCGCTGATCTCCGAGCGCGAGTCGTTGACCGCAGTCGAGGCGGCACTGGTCGGCGAGCAGGCGGGCTGA
- a CDS encoding peptidylprolyl isomerase — translation MSNPTATLHTNFGDIEVELFQDRAPSTVDNFVGLATGAKSWTDPETDEQIDGEPLYDDVPFHRIIEGFMIQGGDPTGTGRGGPGYTFDDEFHDELTHDSAGKLSMANRGPDTNGSQFFITLDAQPHLDGRHAVFGEVIDGMDVVREIGNLDTDGDDRPREDVLLESVDVHYD, via the coding sequence ATGTCGAACCCGACAGCCACGCTCCACACCAACTTCGGCGACATCGAGGTCGAACTGTTCCAGGACCGCGCGCCCAGCACGGTCGACAACTTCGTCGGCCTCGCGACCGGCGCGAAGTCGTGGACCGACCCGGAGACCGACGAGCAGATCGACGGCGAACCGCTGTACGACGACGTCCCCTTCCACCGGATCATCGAGGGGTTCATGATCCAGGGCGGCGACCCGACCGGCACCGGTCGCGGCGGTCCGGGCTACACCTTCGACGACGAGTTCCACGACGAACTCACCCACGACTCGGCGGGCAAACTGTCGATGGCGAACCGCGGCCCGGACACGAACGGCTCGCAGTTCTTCATCACGCTGGACGCCCAGCCACACCTCGACGGCCGCCACGCGGTCTTCGGCGAGGTCATCGACGGGATGGACGTGGTGCGTGAGATCGGTAACCTCGACACCGACGGCGACGACCGCCCACGAGAAGACGTGCTCCTCGAGTCCGTCGACGTTCACTACGACTGA
- a CDS encoding ubiquitin-like small modifier protein 1 has translation MHWKLFADLAEAAGDREVPVAVEPGATVGDALDALLSDHPALADRVLDADDELVEHVNLLHNGGDVFTDADGLATELSEGDELALFPPVSGG, from the coding sequence ATGCACTGGAAGTTGTTCGCCGACCTCGCGGAGGCCGCCGGCGACCGCGAGGTTCCGGTCGCGGTCGAACCGGGAGCCACGGTCGGCGACGCGCTCGACGCCCTGCTGTCGGATCACCCCGCGCTCGCCGACCGCGTGCTGGACGCGGACGACGAACTGGTCGAGCACGTCAACCTCCTCCACAACGGCGGCGACGTCTTCACCGACGCAGACGGGCTGGCGACAGAGCTGTCGGAGGGCGACGAACTCGCGCTGTTCCCGCCGGTCTCGGGCGGGTGA
- a CDS encoding potassium transporter TrkA, whose amino-acid sequence MSLASALVAVTVTLTSEVAPAPPTSEVAPAPPAQVSVPTFGLDAPLREALLQLAGYSLGVLAVTGLTALLYRWYTRERIQLGLSLLLGVGTVGTYLNTVGLLNTVIVDQGGDIFEPGAVLFNVVALGVAVLIAPVGRRGGDRLATDLFAVSGAKQLDAEVSRIVRTVGRVTPVELPEEIEDMEGYDPVAPEVKESMAGKTLLFPRRLSVADLRQRLVTRLADDYGVGHVDLDVDADGTVSYLAVGSRAAGLGPTLPAGAVAVAVRADPPTAASAGDVVQVWTTTPEPKRLATGELRATADDTATLVVDEADAGKLTSDDQYRLVTLPAEPQADREFAGLLRAADETMGVVTVAEGSGLVGRHLGDLAVSVAAVRPDGGTVEAIPGRSRAVAAGDTLYVIARPDLLRKLEGQASEVTIVGSAD is encoded by the coding sequence GTGAGTCTCGCCTCGGCGCTCGTCGCCGTCACCGTGACGCTCACGAGTGAGGTCGCCCCCGCGCCGCCCACGAGCGAGGTCGCCCCCGCGCCGCCGGCACAGGTGTCGGTGCCGACGTTCGGACTCGACGCACCCCTCCGAGAGGCACTACTCCAACTCGCCGGGTACTCGCTCGGCGTCCTCGCGGTCACCGGCCTCACGGCGCTCCTCTACCGGTGGTACACCCGCGAGCGTATCCAACTCGGCCTGTCGCTCCTGCTCGGCGTCGGCACGGTCGGCACCTACCTCAACACGGTCGGCCTGCTGAACACCGTCATCGTCGACCAGGGTGGCGACATCTTCGAACCCGGAGCGGTGCTGTTCAACGTCGTCGCACTCGGCGTCGCGGTCTTGATCGCGCCGGTCGGTCGACGCGGCGGCGACCGCCTCGCCACCGATCTCTTCGCGGTCTCCGGCGCGAAACAACTCGACGCGGAGGTCAGCAGAATCGTCCGCACGGTCGGGCGCGTCACGCCGGTCGAACTCCCCGAGGAGATCGAGGACATGGAGGGGTACGACCCGGTCGCCCCGGAGGTGAAGGAGTCGATGGCCGGGAAGACGCTCCTGTTCCCGCGTCGGCTCTCGGTGGCGGATCTCCGCCAGCGACTCGTCACGCGACTCGCGGACGACTACGGCGTCGGTCACGTCGACCTCGACGTGGACGCCGACGGCACCGTCTCGTATCTCGCGGTCGGCTCTCGGGCCGCAGGGCTCGGGCCGACGCTCCCCGCCGGCGCGGTCGCGGTCGCGGTTCGGGCGGACCCCCCGACTGCGGCCAGCGCCGGCGACGTGGTGCAGGTGTGGACGACGACGCCGGAACCGAAGCGACTCGCCACCGGCGAACTCCGGGCGACGGCCGACGACACGGCGACGCTGGTCGTCGACGAGGCGGACGCGGGAAAACTGACGAGCGACGATCAGTATCGACTCGTCACGCTCCCGGCAGAGCCACAGGCGGACCGGGAGTTCGCGGGCCTGCTCCGCGCGGCCGACGAGACGATGGGTGTCGTCACGGTCGCCGAGGGGAGTGGACTGGTCGGCCGGCACCTCGGCGACCTCGCGGTGTCGGTCGCGGCGGTGCGGCCGGACGGTGGCACCGTCGAGGCGATTCCGGGTCGGAGCCGGGCGGTCGCGGCCGGCGACACGCTGTACGTCATCGCTCGGCCGGACCTGCTCCGCAAACTGGAGGGGCAGGCTAGCGAGGTGACTATCGTCGGCAGTGCGGACTGA
- a CDS encoding potassium channel family protein produces MAALPFEVLLGLYLGLLTGIVPAVVAWTLGFGFRYFTGITIPGFAVVVLGVAIAGVNGGLLGLIDQNVTQAPARVAVAVLVVFAITLYAHAQGDKLGANLPKRVSLRQLTERTLSTDVVELVGGRGQVRVRVTGEVADVEGYPPLPVDLRTTIREATWTFPADVPLSELETRVADRLRTDHDLSAVSVRLDERARAEVAAAPPLGALSKRVPSGERAVSLTTLVPTGLAPGDEVTVAAGDADSAVPAGEATDAETTDSEARAFEATVLGVKAAPTATADADAATDSATATDGGDDLPTPPRPTPTAAGGESRVTLAVDRADATALLSADPDRLVVRSRGVRREFELVSLLRRAGRRFRRLTVREGGALDGTTLGEASVRDTYGVAVLAVRQPSGTGGWKLAPEGSTELHAGDDLFAVGTRDELARFEEVVA; encoded by the coding sequence ATGGCAGCACTCCCGTTCGAGGTGCTCCTCGGACTCTACCTCGGCCTCCTCACCGGTATCGTCCCCGCAGTCGTGGCGTGGACTCTCGGTTTCGGCTTCCGGTACTTCACCGGCATCACGATTCCGGGCTTCGCGGTCGTCGTCCTCGGCGTCGCCATCGCGGGCGTCAACGGCGGCCTCCTGGGACTGATCGACCAGAACGTCACACAGGCACCGGCCCGTGTCGCGGTCGCAGTGCTGGTCGTCTTCGCCATCACGCTGTACGCCCACGCACAGGGGGACAAACTCGGCGCGAATCTGCCGAAGCGCGTCTCGCTTCGGCAACTCACGGAACGCACCCTCTCGACCGACGTGGTCGAACTCGTCGGTGGCAGAGGGCAGGTCCGGGTCCGCGTCACCGGCGAGGTGGCCGACGTGGAAGGCTACCCGCCGCTCCCGGTCGACCTCCGGACGACAATCCGCGAGGCGACGTGGACGTTCCCGGCCGACGTGCCCCTCTCGGAACTGGAGACGCGCGTGGCCGACCGCCTCCGGACCGACCACGACCTCTCTGCGGTCTCGGTTCGACTGGACGAACGCGCCCGCGCCGAGGTCGCGGCGGCCCCGCCGCTCGGTGCACTCTCGAAGCGCGTGCCCTCCGGCGAGCGTGCCGTCTCGCTCACGACGCTCGTCCCGACCGGTCTCGCACCCGGCGACGAGGTGACGGTCGCCGCCGGCGACGCCGACTCCGCGGTACCCGCCGGCGAGGCCACTGACGCCGAAACGACCGACTCGGAGGCGAGAGCGTTCGAGGCGACGGTTCTCGGAGTCAAAGCCGCACCGACGGCCACTGCCGACGCGGACGCCGCGACGGACTCGGCCACGGCGACCGACGGCGGCGACGACCTGCCGACCCCGCCGCGTCCGACACCGACTGCGGCGGGCGGCGAGAGCCGCGTCACACTCGCGGTCGACCGGGCGGACGCCACTGCGCTGCTGTCGGCCGACCCGGACCGACTCGTCGTGCGCTCCCGTGGCGTCCGCCGGGAGTTCGAACTCGTCTCGCTGTTGCGCCGTGCCGGCCGGCGGTTCCGCCGGTTGACCGTTCGAGAGGGTGGAGCACTCGACGGGACGACACTCGGCGAGGCCAGCGTCAGAGACACCTACGGCGTGGCGGTCCTCGCGGTTCGCCAGCCGAGCGGGACCGGCGGGTGGAAACTCGCACCCGAGGGGAGCACGGAACTCCACGCGGGCGACGACCTCTTTGCGGTCGGGACCCGCGACGAACTCGCGCGGTTCGAGGAGGTGGTGGCGTGA
- a CDS encoding NAD-binding protein codes for MRWREWTSGHAAVVLSFAVAVLSVVTGIANIGTTTVAFGPLSAYVPEFVRTTAGFTGTLTGFLMLVSAFGLRRGLRAAWTSTMVLLPVTAGQGLLQSSELSFPLVGLSAVNLLVLGANRRRFDREMDLSATQMASILAIAGAQIYGTAGAYALREQFSGMDSLTDAFYFALVTGSTVGYGDITPQTDVARLFGMSALLVTVSSFAVALGVLLTPAIEARLTKALGRMTETQLDLLEDHVLVLGYGDLTEPILEELGLNAADYLVVTPDADKARMLSERDIDVLTADPSDEETLRRASVEDARAVVVATVNDAEDALAILTARQLNPEIRIVAAANQTENVQKLKRAGANTVISPATIGGKLLVRSALGEAGTEEAAEELVQEDDSYIEE; via the coding sequence ATGCGCTGGCGCGAGTGGACGAGTGGGCACGCGGCGGTGGTGTTGTCGTTCGCGGTGGCGGTGCTGTCGGTCGTCACCGGCATCGCCAACATCGGGACGACGACGGTCGCGTTCGGGCCGCTTTCGGCGTACGTCCCCGAGTTCGTCCGGACGACGGCAGGGTTCACCGGGACGCTGACCGGCTTTCTGATGCTGGTCAGTGCCTTCGGCCTGCGTCGCGGACTGCGGGCCGCGTGGACCTCGACGATGGTCCTCCTGCCGGTGACGGCCGGCCAGGGTCTGTTGCAGTCGAGTGAACTGTCCTTCCCGCTGGTCGGCCTGTCTGCCGTGAACCTCCTCGTGTTGGGGGCCAACCGGCGGCGGTTCGACCGCGAGATGGACCTCTCGGCGACCCAGATGGCGTCGATTCTGGCCATCGCGGGCGCACAGATATACGGCACGGCGGGAGCCTACGCCCTGCGCGAGCAGTTCTCGGGGATGGACTCGCTGACGGACGCGTTCTACTTCGCCCTGGTGACGGGGAGTACGGTCGGCTACGGCGACATCACCCCGCAGACCGACGTGGCGCGACTGTTCGGGATGTCGGCACTGCTGGTGACGGTCTCCTCGTTCGCGGTGGCGCTGGGGGTCCTGCTGACGCCGGCCATCGAAGCCAGACTGACGAAAGCACTCGGACGCATGACAGAGACACAACTCGACCTGCTGGAGGACCACGTGCTGGTCCTCGGCTACGGCGATCTGACGGAACCGATTCTGGAAGAACTGGGGCTGAACGCGGCGGACTACCTCGTGGTGACGCCGGACGCCGACAAGGCCCGAATGCTGTCGGAGCGGGACATCGACGTCCTCACGGCCGATCCGAGCGACGAGGAGACGCTTCGCCGGGCGAGCGTCGAGGACGCCCGCGCGGTCGTCGTGGCGACGGTCAACGACGCGGAGGACGCACTGGCGATTCTGACGGCCCGACAGTTGAACCCGGAGATTCGCATCGTCGCGGCCGCGAACCAGACCGAGAACGTCCAGAAACTGAAGCGGGCCGGTGCGAACACGGTCATCTCGCCGGCGACGATCGGTGGGAAGTTGCTGGTGCGCTCGGCGCTCGGTGAGGCCGGGACCGAGGAGGCGGCCGAGGAGTTGGTGCAGGAAGACGACTCGTATATCGAGGAGTGA
- a CDS encoding argininosuccinate synthase: MTRVALAFSGGLDTTVCVPLLEEEYGYDEVIGVTVDVGQPKKEFAEAEETAEALGLEHYVVDARDEFAQQCLDSVRANATYQGYPLGTALARPVIAEKILDVAKENGCTGIAHGCTGKGNDQLRFEAVWRASDLEVIAPVRELGLTRKWEMEYAEEKDLPVEGGNEGVWSIDTNLWSRSIEGGNLEDPSYVPPEDIYDWTADPAEATETELIEIEFEDGYPVAVDGEEMPAVQMIEYLNEKAGAHGVGRTDMMEDRMLGLKVRENYEHPAATTLLNAHESLEGLVLTKEERDFKTTVDDEWAQKGYEGLVDAPLMNALNAFVDETQQKVTGTVTIKFEGGQARPVGRDSDYAVYSESAASFNTETVDGIEQNDATGVAKYHGFQSRLANAVSAKVEKPELATDGAGETADATDTTDDTTDQ, translated from the coding sequence ATGACACGCGTGGCACTCGCGTTCTCGGGCGGACTCGACACGACAGTCTGCGTCCCCCTGCTCGAAGAGGAGTACGGCTACGACGAAGTGATCGGCGTCACGGTCGACGTCGGCCAACCGAAGAAGGAGTTCGCCGAGGCCGAGGAGACGGCCGAGGCCCTCGGACTCGAACACTACGTCGTGGACGCACGAGACGAGTTCGCCCAGCAGTGCCTCGACTCCGTGCGCGCCAACGCGACCTACCAGGGCTACCCGCTCGGCACCGCGCTGGCGCGCCCGGTCATCGCCGAGAAGATTCTCGACGTGGCGAAGGAGAACGGCTGTACCGGCATCGCCCACGGCTGTACCGGGAAGGGCAACGACCAGTTGCGCTTCGAGGCCGTCTGGCGTGCCTCCGATCTGGAGGTCATCGCGCCCGTGCGTGAACTCGGTCTCACCCGGAAGTGGGAGATGGAGTACGCCGAGGAGAAGGACCTGCCCGTCGAGGGCGGCAACGAGGGCGTCTGGTCCATCGACACGAACCTCTGGTCGCGCTCCATCGAGGGCGGGAACCTCGAAGATCCGAGCTACGTCCCGCCGGAGGACATCTACGACTGGACCGCCGACCCCGCCGAGGCGACCGAGACGGAACTGATCGAGATCGAGTTCGAGGACGGCTACCCGGTCGCGGTCGACGGCGAGGAGATGCCCGCCGTCCAGATGATCGAGTACCTGAACGAGAAAGCGGGCGCACACGGCGTCGGCCGCACCGACATGATGGAAGACCGGATGCTCGGGCTGAAGGTCCGCGAGAACTACGAGCACCCGGCCGCGACGACCCTGCTCAACGCCCACGAGTCGCTCGAAGGCCTCGTCCTCACGAAGGAGGAACGCGACTTCAAGACGACCGTGGACGACGAGTGGGCACAGAAGGGCTACGAGGGCCTCGTGGACGCGCCGCTGATGAACGCGCTGAACGCCTTCGTCGACGAGACCCAGCAGAAGGTGACCGGCACGGTGACGATCAAGTTCGAGGGTGGCCAGGCCCGCCCGGTCGGCAGAGACAGCGACTACGCCGTCTACTCCGAGTCGGCCGCGTCGTTCAACACCGAGACCGTGGACGGGATCGAACAGAACGACGCGACCGGCGTGGCGAAGTACCACGGCTTCCAGTCGCGCCTCGCCAACGCGGTCTCGGCGAAGGTCGAGAAACCCGAACTCGCTACCGACGGCGCGGGCGAGACGGCAGACGCGACCGACACGACAGACGACACCACGGACCAGTAG
- the argH gene encoding argininosuccinate lyase, protein MTEDADDADAGNTGTESGASAVRRDRFSGGPARDFLSSLAADERIFAADLAVDRAHVVMLAEQGIVGDDEAAEILDALESVADAGHAALPDGEDVHEAIETGVIDRIGPTGGKMHTARSRNDEVATCLRYRLRADLLDAVEATLALREALVETAAEHVDTVMPGYTHLQPAQPTTLGHYLLSYEQAVARDTARLLDAYERVNRSPLGAAAFAGTPFDVDRERVADLLGFDAVVDNSMDAVSARDFLAESTAALATAAVTVSGLAEDLIVFANKGYVDLSDDYASTSSIMPQKKNPDTLELARAVAGDAVGDLTGLLTTLKGLPRAYNRDLQRAHDHTFAVVDDVTAALDVAGGAVATADWNADLLAAEAASGFSTATGVADLLAMAGLPFRTAHEIVAAAAETAAGDTPDLATLDAAAETVIGESLFDHVSESRVHAALDPVESVASRDSVGGPAPAVVADALDSAEAGIDTDARVVDATRTALAEAAETLEAEVAQYA, encoded by the coding sequence ATGACGGAGGACGCCGACGACGCCGACGCGGGGAACACCGGGACAGAGAGCGGCGCGTCGGCCGTCCGCCGGGACCGCTTCAGCGGCGGGCCCGCCCGCGACTTCCTCTCCAGTCTCGCGGCCGACGAGCGCATCTTCGCGGCCGACCTCGCGGTCGACCGCGCACACGTGGTGATGCTCGCCGAGCAGGGTATCGTCGGCGACGACGAGGCGGCCGAGATTCTCGACGCGCTCGAATCGGTCGCGGACGCCGGCCACGCCGCCCTGCCCGACGGCGAGGACGTCCACGAGGCCATCGAGACGGGCGTCATCGACCGCATCGGCCCGACCGGCGGGAAGATGCACACGGCCCGGTCGCGCAACGACGAGGTGGCGACCTGCCTGCGGTACCGCCTGCGCGCGGACCTGCTGGACGCCGTCGAGGCGACCCTCGCCCTGCGCGAGGCGCTGGTCGAGACAGCCGCCGAGCACGTCGATACCGTGATGCCGGGCTACACCCACCTCCAGCCGGCCCAGCCGACGACGCTGGGGCACTACCTGCTCTCGTACGAGCAGGCGGTCGCCCGCGACACGGCGCGCCTGCTGGACGCCTACGAGCGCGTGAACCGGTCGCCGCTCGGTGCTGCGGCCTTCGCGGGCACGCCTTTCGACGTGGACAGAGAGCGCGTCGCCGACCTGCTCGGCTTCGATGCGGTGGTCGACAACTCGATGGACGCGGTGTCGGCGCGGGACTTCCTCGCCGAGTCGACGGCGGCGCTGGCGACAGCCGCCGTGACGGTCTCGGGACTGGCGGAGGACCTGATCGTCTTCGCCAACAAGGGCTACGTCGACCTCTCGGACGACTACGCCTCCACGTCGTCGATCATGCCCCAGAAGAAGAACCCCGACACGCTGGAACTGGCCCGTGCAGTCGCGGGCGACGCGGTCGGCGACCTGACGGGCCTGTTGACGACGCTGAAGGGACTGCCCCGGGCGTACAACCGCGACCTCCAGCGCGCTCACGACCACACCTTCGCGGTCGTGGACGACGTGACGGCGGCGCTGGACGTGGCGGGCGGGGCGGTCGCCACGGCCGACTGGAACGCCGACCTGCTGGCCGCCGAGGCGGCGAGTGGGTTCTCGACGGCGACCGGCGTCGCGGACCTGCTGGCGATGGCGGGACTCCCGTTCCGGACCGCCCACGAGATCGTCGCCGCGGCGGCCGAGACGGCAGCGGGCGACACACCCGACCTCGCAACACTTGACGCGGCCGCAGAGACGGTGATAGGTGAGTCCCTCTTCGACCACGTGAGCGAGTCACGTGTCCACGCGGCGCTCGACCCCGTCGAGAGCGTCGCGTCCCGCGACTCGGTCGGCGGTCCCGCACCGGCGGTGGTCGCCGACGCACTCGATTCCGCCGAGGCCGGCATCGACACCGATGCCCGTGTCGTCGACGCGACCCGGACCGCGCTGGCGGAGGCCGCGGAGACGCTGGAGGCGGAGGTGGCGCAGTATGCGTGA
- the lysW gene encoding lysine biosynthesis protein LysW: protein MTEADCVECGAEVSLHDDLEVGEIIDCGTCGAELEVIDVNPPVLDRAPELEEDWGE, encoded by the coding sequence ATGACGGAAGCAGACTGCGTCGAGTGCGGGGCGGAAGTGTCCCTGCACGACGACCTCGAAGTCGGAGAGATCATCGACTGTGGCACCTGCGGTGCGGAGCTGGAGGTCATCGACGTGAACCCGCCAGTCCTCGACCGAGCCCCGGAGCTCGAAGAGGACTGGGGGGAGTAA
- the lysX gene encoding lysine biosynthesis protein LysX produces the protein MQVGILYSRIRKDEKLLLLELRDRGHDVTKIDVRKHQFGLDGTTAPIEGLDLVVDRCLSTSRSLYATRFLDSYGVTVVNSPETAKVCADKAENSLALADAGVPTPETEVSFTKEAAMESIENFGYPCVLKPVVGSWGRLMAKIDSRSAAEAILEHKATLGHYEHKVFYVQEFVDKPGRDIRVLATDGEPVAAMVRSSDHWLTNAAKGAETAAFELDDEARELVERASEAVGGGLLGVDLMETGDSYTVHEVNHTVEFKALNEAVGESVDVPAAVVDWLETKADAEVTATA, from the coding sequence TTGCAGGTCGGTATCCTCTACTCCCGGATCCGCAAGGACGAGAAGCTCCTGCTCTTGGAACTGCGCGACCGGGGGCACGACGTGACGAAGATCGACGTGCGCAAACACCAGTTCGGTCTCGACGGGACGACCGCACCCATCGAGGGACTCGACCTCGTGGTCGACCGCTGTCTCTCCACGAGCCGGAGCCTCTACGCGACCCGGTTCCTCGACAGCTACGGCGTCACGGTCGTCAACAGCCCCGAGACCGCGAAGGTCTGTGCCGACAAGGCCGAGAACAGCCTCGCCTTGGCGGACGCGGGCGTGCCGACGCCCGAGACCGAGGTGAGCTTCACGAAGGAGGCCGCGATGGAGTCGATCGAGAACTTCGGCTACCCCTGCGTCCTCAAGCCGGTCGTCGGCTCGTGGGGTCGCCTGATGGCGAAGATCGACTCCCGTTCTGCGGCAGAAGCGATCCTCGAGCACAAGGCGACGCTCGGCCACTACGAGCACAAGGTGTTCTACGTCCAGGAGTTCGTCGACAAGCCCGGCCGCGACATCCGCGTGCTGGCGACCGACGGCGAACCCGTGGCGGCGATGGTCCGCTCCTCGGACCACTGGCTGACGAACGCCGCGAAGGGGGCCGAGACGGCCGCCTTCGAGTTGGACGACGAGGCCCGCGAACTCGTCGAACGCGCGAGCGAGGCGGTCGGTGGCGGCCTGCTCGGCGTCGACCTCATGGAGACCGGTGACTCCTACACCGTCCACGAGGTGAACCACACGGTCGAGTTCAAGGCGCTGAACGAGGCGGTCGGCGAGAGCGTCGACGTGCCCGCCGCGGTGGTCGACTGGCTGGAGACGAAGGCCGACGCGGAGGTGACGGCGACCGCATGA